The proteins below come from a single Streptomyces sp. B3I8 genomic window:
- a CDS encoding glycoside hydrolase family 13 protein, which produces MTSADTTPAPAPASPAADDAWWRTAVIYQIYPRSFADSDGDGTGDLPGITARLDHLADLGVDALWLSPFYPSPQVDGGYDVADYRDVDPRYGTLRDFDALLARAHAMGIRVVADLVPNHCSALHPSFRAALTAPPGSAERALFHFRDGRGPDGSLPPNDWTSMFEGPAWTRVTEADGSPGQWYLHLFDPGQPDWNWDNPAVREDFETTLRFWLDRGVDGFRVDVCDALVKAPGLPDWPHPTHGVVEPVDGVMPPMWDQDGIHDIFRSWRRLLDGYAGHRILCAEAWLPPERAARIIRPDEMHQAFNFRFLETPWRPADLRRVIDESLAANDAVGAPTTWVLSNHDVMRHASRFGYDGPVALEHGVGADDPQPDRALGLRRARAATALMLALPGSAYLYQGEELGLPEVTDLPDAARQDPVWERSGHRIRGRDGCRIPLPWTAGDTALGFSDTPDTWLPQPSYYASFAADTQRDDPDSTLHLYRHLLSLRRRYGLGAGGLRWLPSPPGLLSFTNGTVEVLANLTTEPVPLPAGARVLAASTAVGDRLPAEGTVWFVRE; this is translated from the coding sequence ATGACGTCAGCCGACACCACGCCCGCGCCGGCGCCCGCCTCCCCCGCGGCGGACGACGCCTGGTGGCGCACCGCCGTCATCTACCAGATCTACCCGCGCTCCTTCGCCGACAGCGACGGCGACGGTACCGGCGACCTGCCCGGCATCACCGCCCGCCTGGACCATCTGGCCGATCTCGGCGTCGACGCCCTGTGGCTCTCGCCGTTCTATCCCTCCCCGCAGGTGGACGGCGGCTACGACGTCGCCGACTACCGTGACGTCGACCCGCGCTACGGCACCCTCCGCGACTTCGACGCCCTGCTGGCCCGCGCCCACGCGATGGGCATCCGCGTCGTCGCCGACCTCGTCCCGAACCACTGCTCCGCCCTGCATCCCTCCTTCCGGGCGGCGTTGACCGCGCCGCCCGGCAGCGCGGAGCGGGCCCTGTTCCACTTCCGTGACGGCCGCGGTCCCGACGGAAGCCTGCCGCCCAACGACTGGACATCGATGTTCGAGGGCCCCGCCTGGACCCGCGTCACCGAGGCCGACGGCAGCCCCGGGCAGTGGTACCTCCACCTGTTCGACCCCGGCCAGCCCGACTGGAACTGGGACAACCCCGCTGTGCGCGAGGACTTCGAGACCACGCTGAGGTTCTGGCTCGACCGCGGCGTCGACGGCTTCCGCGTCGACGTCTGCGACGCCCTCGTCAAGGCCCCCGGCCTGCCCGACTGGCCGCACCCCACCCACGGGGTCGTCGAACCGGTCGACGGCGTGATGCCGCCCATGTGGGACCAGGACGGCATCCACGACATCTTCCGCTCCTGGCGCCGGCTGCTGGACGGCTACGCCGGCCACCGCATCCTGTGCGCCGAGGCCTGGCTGCCCCCCGAGCGCGCCGCCCGCATCATCCGCCCCGACGAGATGCACCAGGCCTTCAACTTCCGCTTCCTGGAGACCCCGTGGCGGCCGGCCGACCTGCGCCGCGTCATCGACGAGTCCCTGGCCGCCAACGACGCCGTGGGCGCCCCCACCACCTGGGTCCTGTCCAATCACGACGTGATGCGCCACGCCAGCCGTTTCGGCTACGACGGCCCCGTCGCCCTGGAACACGGCGTCGGCGCCGACGACCCCCAGCCCGACCGCGCGCTGGGCCTGCGCCGCGCCCGCGCCGCGACCGCGCTGATGCTCGCCCTGCCCGGCTCCGCCTACCTCTACCAGGGGGAGGAACTCGGCCTCCCCGAGGTCACCGACCTGCCCGACGCCGCCCGTCAGGATCCCGTCTGGGAGCGCTCCGGCCACCGCATCCGCGGCCGCGACGGCTGCCGGATCCCCCTGCCCTGGACCGCCGGCGACACCGCCCTGGGCTTCAGCGACACCCCCGACACCTGGCTGCCGCAACCCTCCTACTACGCCTCCTTCGCGGCCGACACCCAGCGCGACGATCCCGACTCGACCCTCCACCTCTACCGCCACCTGCTGTCACTGCGCCGCCGGTACGGGCTGGGTGCGGGCGGGCTGCGCTGGCTGCCGTCCCCGCCCGGGCTGCTGTCCTTCACCAACGGCACCGTCGAGGTCCTGGCCAACCTCACCACCGAGCCGGTTCCCCTTCCGGCCGGGGCCCGGGTGCTGGCCGCCTCGACGGCGGTGGGCGATCGGCTGCCGGCCGAGGGAACGGTCTGGTTCGTCAGGGAGTAG
- a CDS encoding nitrilase-related carbon-nitrogen hydrolase: protein MTAPVPHPDSGVALVVCEQLAPRVGELAHNKELALDAVRRARSERADIVVLPELATSGYMFADLDEARRTAITPDDAFFSDLTRLLAGTRTVVVLGFCEDGGPTLYNSAAVLDADGVRAVYRKTHLWDRETLFFTPGERMAPVVTTAHGRIGVLICYDLEFPEMPRRLATAGADLIAVPTNWPLEEHPAGERPAEIVQAQAAARANGVYIACADRGGTERGQAWTQGSAVVNQYGWLTATATAATRHRAVTDVFLHLSRDKSLSPHNDLLRDRRTDLYAQESPQL, encoded by the coding sequence ATGACCGCGCCCGTCCCGCACCCGGACAGTGGCGTCGCACTCGTGGTCTGCGAACAGCTCGCGCCGCGCGTCGGCGAGCTGGCCCACAACAAGGAACTGGCCCTGGACGCCGTGCGGCGCGCCCGCTCCGAGCGGGCCGACATCGTCGTCCTGCCCGAACTCGCCACGTCCGGCTACATGTTCGCCGACCTGGACGAGGCACGGCGCACCGCGATCACCCCGGACGACGCCTTCTTCAGCGACCTCACCCGCCTCCTGGCCGGGACCCGCACCGTCGTGGTGCTCGGCTTCTGCGAGGACGGCGGCCCCACGCTGTACAACAGCGCCGCCGTCCTCGACGCCGACGGCGTACGCGCCGTGTACCGCAAGACCCATCTGTGGGACCGCGAGACGCTGTTCTTCACCCCCGGCGAACGGATGGCCCCGGTCGTCACCACGGCGCACGGCCGCATCGGTGTGCTGATCTGCTACGACCTGGAGTTTCCGGAGATGCCCCGCCGGCTGGCCACGGCGGGGGCCGACCTGATCGCCGTGCCGACCAACTGGCCCCTGGAGGAGCACCCGGCGGGCGAACGCCCCGCCGAGATCGTCCAGGCGCAGGCCGCCGCGCGCGCCAACGGTGTCTACATCGCCTGCGCGGACCGCGGCGGCACCGAGCGCGGGCAGGCCTGGACACAGGGGTCGGCCGTCGTCAACCAGTACGGCTGGCTCACCGCCACCGCGACCGCCGCGACACGGCACCGGGCCGTCACCGACGTCTTCCTCCATCTCTCCCGGGACAAGTCCCTCTCCCCGCACAACGACCTGCTGCGCGACCGCCGAACCGACCTCTACGCCCAGGAGAGCCCTCAGCTATGA
- a CDS encoding carbohydrate ABC transporter permease → MRIARSESIATHTLLVLASVVAVFPLASIVVSSLHGVAGSSGGLTFDGYSTAWTQGRFGSALLSSALVSVTVVVVTVVLAALAGYALATMRVPGGKIIVALLLLGLVLPYEVTVLPLYELLTGWHLIDTYWALILPQIALSVPLGVLWMRSFFASVPVELMEAARIDGTSRLQSLRLVLLPIAGPALTTLGTVLFLFTWNEFLLALILVPDNPSVQTVPLALSFFSGAARSSDPAVTAAAAVLVALPVLLAYVFLQRRLISGLTEGAVK, encoded by the coding sequence ATGAGGATCGCCCGCAGCGAGAGCATCGCCACCCACACGCTGCTCGTCCTCGCCTCCGTCGTCGCCGTGTTCCCCCTGGCCTCGATCGTCGTCTCGTCCCTGCACGGGGTGGCCGGCTCGTCCGGCGGGCTGACGTTCGACGGCTACTCCACGGCCTGGACGCAGGGCCGGTTCGGCTCCGCCCTGCTGTCGAGCGCGCTGGTGTCGGTCACTGTCGTGGTGGTCACCGTCGTCCTGGCCGCCCTGGCCGGCTACGCGCTCGCCACCATGCGGGTGCCCGGCGGCAAGATCATCGTGGCACTGCTGCTGCTGGGCCTGGTCCTGCCCTACGAGGTGACCGTACTGCCGCTGTACGAGCTGCTCACCGGGTGGCATCTCATCGACACCTACTGGGCACTGATCCTGCCGCAGATCGCGCTGTCGGTGCCGCTGGGCGTGCTGTGGATGCGGTCGTTCTTCGCCTCCGTCCCGGTGGAGCTGATGGAGGCGGCGCGCATCGACGGCACGAGCCGTCTGCAGAGCCTGCGCCTGGTCCTCCTGCCCATCGCCGGCCCCGCGCTCACCACCCTGGGTACCGTGCTGTTCCTGTTCACCTGGAACGAGTTCCTCCTCGCGCTCATCCTCGTCCCGGACAACCCCTCGGTGCAGACCGTGCCGCTGGCGCTGTCCTTCTTCTCGGGAGCCGCCCGGTCCAGTGACCCGGCCGTGACCGCCGCCGCCGCCGTCCTGGTCGCCCTGCCGGTGCTGCTCGCCTACGTCTTCCTCCAGCGGCGCCTGATCAGCGGCCTGACCGAAGGAGCCGTCAAATGA
- a CDS encoding carbohydrate ABC transporter permease, giving the protein MSTAAPTTGRPTETSAPSATGGRRRPSPLARLSSLSWTSLLYVAPALAFFGVFVLYPIGISVWYSFYAYDGLTVGTPVGWGNYTAVFTDGRLRAALLHSLVLLLFYAALPVCVGLLLAGAMSRIRVYGLTVFRAVLFLPQILSSVVVAVAWRNLLAADGPVNAVFRAVGLGRFATSWLGDFDTALPSIGLIGTWVEYGLCMVLFLSGIVTIDRSTYEAARLDGAGPVREFFAITLPALRPQISIALVLTVTFALRNFDLIWNTTRGGPGTTTTVPSLYVYQDAFQNRMLGRASALAIVLTLVILLVVVVVQLALREREGPRRRFTRPRTPDRKVQSS; this is encoded by the coding sequence ATGAGCACCGCGGCCCCCACCACCGGGCGCCCCACCGAGACCTCCGCGCCGTCGGCCACCGGCGGCCGCCGCCGCCCCTCCCCCCTCGCCCGCCTGTCCTCCCTGTCCTGGACCTCACTGCTGTACGTCGCCCCGGCCCTGGCCTTCTTCGGCGTCTTCGTGCTCTACCCCATCGGCATCTCCGTCTGGTACTCGTTCTACGCCTACGACGGTCTGACCGTGGGCACGCCGGTCGGCTGGGGCAATTACACGGCCGTCTTCACCGACGGCCGGCTGCGCGCCGCACTGCTGCACTCCCTGGTCCTGCTGCTCTTCTACGCCGCTCTGCCGGTCTGCGTGGGCCTGCTGCTGGCCGGGGCGATGTCCCGGATCCGGGTGTACGGACTGACGGTGTTCCGCGCGGTGCTGTTCCTGCCGCAGATCCTGTCCAGCGTCGTCGTCGCCGTCGCCTGGCGGAACCTGCTCGCCGCGGACGGCCCCGTCAACGCGGTGTTCCGGGCCGTGGGGCTGGGCCGGTTCGCCACCAGCTGGCTGGGCGACTTCGACACCGCCCTGCCGTCGATCGGGCTGATCGGTACCTGGGTGGAGTACGGGCTGTGCATGGTGCTCTTCCTCAGCGGCATCGTCACCATCGACCGCTCCACCTACGAGGCCGCCCGTCTCGACGGCGCCGGGCCGGTGCGGGAGTTCTTCGCGATCACCCTGCCCGCGCTGCGCCCGCAGATCTCGATCGCGCTGGTCCTCACCGTCACGTTCGCGCTGCGCAACTTCGACCTGATCTGGAACACCACCCGGGGCGGCCCCGGCACCACCACGACCGTGCCCAGCCTGTACGTCTACCAGGACGCCTTCCAGAACCGCATGCTCGGCCGGGCCTCCGCCCTGGCCATCGTGCTGACCCTGGTCATCCTTCTCGTCGTGGTGGTCGTCCAGCTGGCGCTGCGCGAACGCGAGGGCCCGCGCCGCCGGTTCACCAGGCCGCGCACACCGGACAGAAAGGTGCAGTCGTCATGA
- a CDS encoding ABC transporter substrate-binding protein — translation MKSVRREGAGPPRFAPVAAAVTALAALLACAGCSPPGAGRSPAGANQPAVTDPVTPAQVAELGEVTLRMWADQAEKPLMKSVVPAFEKRYPNVRVDLTYKSFDDLVATVVNAASGTNPPDLFQGNIGYAVDGALVKAKLVRPLDDVAAAYGWITGTGASTLAPARWNGSGTAFGNGNLYGMSPISEVQGIYYNKARLDELGLRPPRSLADLEKDLPLVKKAGKQPIMLGNSDQYAATHIFSDLAATEQSPASIRDWIGGRAGTTFVTPGNAKAAGTMADWAKKGYFGSGYDGLSNEDAVSRFAKGSGVFFVGGSWNGATLDPGKFGFGALTTGGAGATASPWHISASSEVTPAAVAFLAALHTPRTGQEILDTGRLPVVTDGVKGGNTLQSQTLDALKRTIAAGTQVGYYDWTATDMLNVMGGKLQEVMSGRTSGAEFLKAVQDSWRTARQKR, via the coding sequence ATGAAATCCGTACGTCGTGAAGGGGCGGGCCCGCCCCGGTTCGCCCCGGTCGCCGCCGCGGTCACCGCGCTGGCCGCCCTGCTGGCCTGCGCCGGATGCAGCCCGCCCGGGGCGGGCAGGAGCCCCGCCGGGGCGAACCAGCCCGCCGTCACCGACCCCGTGACCCCCGCGCAGGTCGCGGAACTCGGCGAGGTCACCTTGCGGATGTGGGCGGACCAGGCGGAGAAGCCCCTGATGAAGTCCGTGGTACCGGCCTTCGAGAAGCGGTACCCGAACGTCAGGGTCGACCTCACCTACAAGAGCTTCGACGACCTCGTCGCCACCGTCGTCAACGCGGCCTCCGGCACCAACCCGCCCGACCTCTTCCAGGGCAACATCGGCTATGCGGTCGACGGGGCGCTGGTCAAGGCCAAGCTGGTCCGGCCGCTCGACGACGTGGCGGCCGCCTACGGCTGGATCACCGGCACCGGTGCCAGCACCCTGGCCCCCGCCCGCTGGAACGGCTCGGGCACAGCGTTCGGCAACGGCAACCTCTACGGCATGTCACCCATCAGCGAGGTCCAGGGCATCTACTACAACAAGGCCCGACTCGACGAGCTCGGCCTGCGGCCGCCGCGGTCCCTCGCCGACCTGGAGAAGGACCTGCCGCTCGTCAAGAAGGCCGGCAAGCAGCCGATCATGCTGGGCAACAGCGACCAGTACGCCGCCACCCACATCTTCTCCGACCTCGCCGCCACCGAGCAGTCACCGGCCTCGATCCGGGACTGGATCGGCGGCAGGGCGGGCACCACCTTCGTCACCCCGGGCAACGCGAAGGCGGCCGGGACGATGGCCGACTGGGCGAAGAAGGGCTACTTCGGCTCCGGCTACGACGGCCTGAGCAACGAGGACGCCGTCTCCCGCTTCGCCAAGGGCTCGGGTGTCTTCTTCGTCGGCGGCTCGTGGAACGGCGCCACGCTCGACCCCGGGAAGTTCGGCTTCGGCGCCCTGACCACCGGTGGCGCCGGAGCGACCGCCTCCCCCTGGCACATCTCCGCCTCCTCCGAGGTCACCCCCGCCGCCGTCGCCTTCCTCGCCGCCCTGCACACCCCGCGAACCGGCCAGGAGATCCTCGACACCGGCCGGCTTCCCGTCGTCACCGACGGGGTGAAGGGCGGCAACACCCTGCAGAGCCAGACCCTCGACGCGCTCAAGCGCACCATCGCCGCCGGAACCCAGGTCGGCTACTACGACTGGACCGCCACCGACATGCTCAACGTCATGGGCGGCAAGCTCCAGGAGGTCATGTCCGGCCGCACGAGCGGCGCGGAGTTCCTGAAGGCGGTCCAGGACTCCTGGCGGACGGCGAGGCAGAAGCGATGA
- the hisD gene encoding histidinol dehydrogenase, whose product MKLSHRFTTAFAGRFTLLKAPEVNAPPAQRDPEVIETVSRMLSDIERHGMDAIRRYASSLDGQPDGPVELGAAEVARSGDRLPEKLREAIELGAERTRRFAALQRAHLTDFEEEIAPGLLVGQRYVPVGAVGAYLPAGRFPLTASAFMTVGVAKAAGVPTVVGCTPPQPDGRANDAVTYAAHLSGIDHLYVLGGVQALAAMAFGLLDRPPVDMIVGAGNAYVAEAKRQLFGTVAIDLLAGPSEVAVIADETADAEAVAADLLGQAEHGPTSPAALVTTSERLGRDVVAAVERQLTTLSTRDICGPAWRDHGSVVLVGSREDAVAVMDEFAPEHLEVHTGEDDWYHDALHNYGSLFLGHWSTVAYSDKGMAGTNHTLPTAGGAKHSAGLSVSRYLKPLTYQRVAREATPLLAEAVEVISASEGMSAHEATATLRLRTYQG is encoded by the coding sequence ATGAAATTGAGCCACCGCTTCACCACTGCCTTCGCCGGCCGCTTCACCCTGCTCAAGGCTCCCGAGGTGAACGCTCCCCCGGCCCAGCGCGACCCCGAGGTGATCGAGACCGTCAGCCGGATGCTGTCGGACATCGAGCGCCACGGCATGGACGCGATCCGCCGCTACGCGAGCTCCCTGGACGGCCAGCCCGACGGCCCGGTCGAACTCGGTGCGGCGGAGGTGGCCCGCAGCGGCGACCGGCTGCCCGAGAAACTGCGGGAGGCGATCGAACTCGGTGCCGAGCGCACCCGGCGTTTCGCCGCGCTCCAGCGCGCTCATCTGACGGACTTCGAGGAGGAGATCGCCCCCGGGCTGCTGGTCGGGCAGCGCTACGTTCCCGTCGGCGCGGTCGGCGCGTATCTGCCGGCCGGGCGCTTCCCGCTCACGGCCAGCGCGTTCATGACCGTGGGCGTGGCCAAGGCCGCGGGCGTCCCGACGGTGGTGGGATGCACTCCCCCGCAGCCTGACGGCCGCGCCAACGACGCCGTCACCTACGCCGCGCACCTGTCCGGGATCGACCACCTCTACGTCCTCGGAGGCGTGCAGGCACTGGCCGCCATGGCGTTCGGCCTGCTGGACCGGCCGCCCGTCGACATGATCGTCGGCGCGGGCAACGCCTATGTCGCCGAGGCCAAGCGCCAGCTGTTCGGGACGGTCGCCATCGACCTGCTCGCGGGCCCCTCCGAGGTCGCCGTGATCGCGGACGAGACGGCCGACGCAGAGGCCGTCGCGGCGGACCTGCTCGGGCAGGCCGAGCACGGCCCGACGTCCCCGGCCGCCCTCGTCACCACCTCCGAACGGCTGGGGCGGGATGTCGTCGCCGCGGTGGAACGACAGCTGACCACCCTGTCCACGCGGGACATCTGCGGTCCCGCCTGGCGCGACCACGGCTCGGTCGTCCTGGTCGGCAGCCGGGAGGACGCGGTGGCGGTCATGGACGAGTTCGCCCCCGAGCACCTGGAGGTGCACACGGGCGAGGACGACTGGTACCACGACGCGCTGCACAACTACGGCTCCCTCTTCCTCGGTCACTGGAGCACGGTGGCCTACTCGGACAAGGGCATGGCCGGCACCAACCACACCCTGCCGACCGCGGGCGGTGCCAAGCACAGCGCCGGGCTGTCCGTCTCGCGTTACCTCAAGCCGCTCACCTACCAGCGCGTCGCCCGGGAGGCGACCCCGCTCCTCGCCGAGGCGGTGGAGGTCATCTCGGCGAGCGAGGGCATGTCCGCCCACGAGGCCACGGCCACCCTGCGGCTGCGCACCTACCAGGGCTGA
- a CDS encoding LysR family transcriptional regulator encodes MPPSAAVAITLNQLRAFLASARLGTFSAAAAELRTSQPSVSELIRRMEEHYGVPLFTRGPRRLVLTAAGQELLPYAQQATEAADGADRALRSLTSLDGGVATFGLLRNADYYFLSELLETFHARHPRVRLRIVGLNSVEVAEAVTAGDLEAGLVVLPIDAEGLDVTPLMRDEVVYTSADPDRTARPVTMADLAKANLILYDAHYGWRDPTRRQLAERAQVEGVALSAAIEVEHVESALHIVARGAGDTVVSRAVSRSRTFPDTLHTVGFAEPLYDTIAVVRRQGSVLSPATREITRLARRMLLAH; translated from the coding sequence ATGCCTCCGTCCGCCGCCGTCGCGATCACCCTCAACCAGTTGCGCGCCTTCCTCGCCTCCGCACGGCTGGGCACGTTCTCCGCCGCCGCGGCCGAGCTGCGGACGAGCCAGCCCTCGGTGTCGGAGCTGATCAGACGCATGGAGGAGCACTACGGGGTGCCCCTGTTCACCCGCGGCCCGCGCCGGCTGGTGCTGACCGCCGCGGGTCAGGAACTCCTGCCCTACGCCCAGCAGGCCACCGAAGCGGCCGACGGCGCCGACCGCGCCCTGCGCTCCCTGACCTCCCTCGACGGCGGCGTCGCCACCTTCGGTCTGCTGCGCAACGCCGACTACTACTTCCTGTCCGAACTGCTGGAGACCTTTCACGCCCGCCACCCCAGGGTGCGGCTGCGGATCGTCGGCCTGAACTCCGTCGAGGTCGCGGAAGCCGTCACCGCCGGCGACCTGGAGGCGGGGCTCGTCGTGCTGCCCATCGATGCCGAGGGGCTCGACGTCACCCCCCTCATGCGGGACGAGGTCGTCTACACCTCAGCCGATCCCGACCGCACCGCACGGCCCGTCACCATGGCCGACCTCGCCAAGGCGAACCTCATCCTCTACGACGCCCACTACGGCTGGCGGGACCCCACCCGCCGCCAGCTCGCCGAACGGGCCCAGGTGGAGGGCGTCGCCCTCTCCGCGGCCATCGAGGTCGAGCACGTCGAATCCGCGCTGCACATCGTGGCCCGGGGAGCCGGCGACACGGTCGTCTCCCGCGCGGTCTCCCGCAGCCGCACCTTCCCCGACACCCTCCACACCGTCGGCTTCGCGGAGCCCCTCTACGACACGATCGCGGTGGTCCGCAGACAGGGCTCGGTACTGTCACCGGCGACCCGGGAGATCACCCGCCTGGCCCGGCGGATGCTGCTGGCGCACTGA
- a CDS encoding SDR family NAD(P)-dependent oxidoreductase, which yields MTSHSHTADAVRTRPRSTAEEAVVPGRAAADGRPLSGTVALVTGASSGIGEGTALTLAALGARVTVVARRADRLHALVEVIEGAGGQALAVGADLTREEQAHAAVARAVDTYGRLDTVVANAGVMILGPITDADTTDWRRMIELNTLGLMYTAHAAAPHLLEAAAGGPRGVGDIVLVSSTAGRMVRGGGGVYNASKYAVTAFGEAFRKEVTQRHLRVSLVEPGAVETELPLQNRPDVRDRMYERYTTMECLRPTDVADTIAFIVTRPRHVAVNEILVRPTEQQE from the coding sequence ATGACCAGTCATTCCCACACCGCGGACGCGGTCCGCACCCGTCCACGGTCCACGGCGGAGGAGGCCGTGGTCCCGGGCCGGGCCGCGGCCGATGGCCGCCCCCTCTCCGGCACGGTCGCCCTGGTGACCGGAGCCAGCAGCGGAATCGGTGAGGGCACCGCGCTCACGCTGGCCGCCCTCGGCGCCCGCGTGACCGTCGTGGCCCGCCGCGCGGACCGCCTCCACGCACTCGTCGAGGTGATCGAAGGCGCCGGTGGCCAGGCCCTGGCCGTGGGTGCCGACCTCACCCGCGAAGAGCAGGCCCACGCGGCCGTCGCCCGCGCCGTCGACACCTACGGCCGCCTCGACACCGTCGTGGCCAACGCCGGTGTCATGATCCTCGGACCGATCACGGACGCCGACACCACCGACTGGCGCCGGATGATCGAACTCAACACCCTCGGACTCATGTACACCGCCCACGCGGCCGCTCCCCACCTGCTCGAGGCCGCGGCCGGCGGCCCGCGCGGAGTCGGCGACATCGTCCTGGTCAGCAGCACCGCGGGCCGAATGGTCCGCGGCGGCGGCGGTGTCTACAACGCGAGCAAGTACGCGGTGACCGCCTTCGGCGAAGCCTTCCGCAAGGAGGTCACCCAGCGCCACCTGCGCGTTTCGCTCGTCGAACCCGGTGCGGTGGAGACCGAACTGCCCCTCCAGAACCGCCCCGACGTCCGGGACCGCATGTACGAGCGTTACACCACGATGGAGTGCCTGCGTCCCACGGACGTGGCGGACACCATCGCCTTCATCGTCACCAGGCCGCGCCACGTCGCGGTGAACGAGATCCTGGTCCGGCCGACGGAGCAGCAGGAATGA
- a CDS encoding helix-turn-helix domain-containing protein yields MDSENKLGEYLRARRALVRPRNVGLPDDGPRRVPGLRRDEVALLAGVSTDYYIRLEQGRERHPSDQVLRSIAGALRLDDDAAAHLFRLGLPVFGTRAAASPTVAPELVRLMDGMPDVPAFLVGAAQDILGANAMARELYRGFARYDNLLRMIFLDPYAKSFYGDWDAAARLAVSNLRASSSQFPADGRIERVVGELTLHSPAFSNLWARYEVRPRTREQKHFVHPRVGELRLHFETFAVASAPGQHLSVYSAEPGSAGHDSLVLLRRLADQAATDAADTGENVTPETR; encoded by the coding sequence GTGGACAGCGAGAACAAGCTCGGTGAATACCTCCGGGCCCGACGCGCACTGGTCCGGCCGCGGAACGTCGGTCTGCCCGACGACGGTCCCCGGCGGGTGCCGGGGCTCCGGCGTGACGAGGTGGCCCTGCTCGCCGGGGTGAGCACGGACTACTACATCCGGCTGGAGCAGGGCCGGGAACGGCACCCCTCCGACCAGGTGCTGCGGTCGATCGCCGGCGCCCTGCGACTGGACGACGACGCCGCCGCGCATCTGTTCCGGCTCGGCCTGCCGGTGTTCGGGACGAGGGCGGCCGCGTCGCCGACCGTCGCCCCGGAGCTGGTCCGGCTGATGGACGGCATGCCGGACGTGCCGGCCTTCCTGGTCGGCGCGGCGCAGGACATCCTGGGCGCGAACGCGATGGCGCGCGAGCTGTACCGCGGATTCGCCCGGTACGACAACTTGCTGCGCATGATCTTCCTGGACCCGTACGCGAAGTCCTTCTACGGTGACTGGGACGCCGCGGCGCGTCTTGCGGTGAGCAATCTGCGGGCGTCGTCCTCGCAATTCCCCGCGGACGGGCGCATCGAGCGGGTCGTCGGTGAACTGACCCTGCACAGCCCGGCGTTCTCGAACCTGTGGGCCCGCTACGAGGTGCGTCCGCGGACCCGGGAGCAGAAGCACTTCGTGCACCCGCGCGTAGGGGAACTGCGGTTGCACTTCGAGACCTTCGCCGTCGCCAGCGCCCCCGGACAGCATCTGTCCGTCTACAGCGCCGAACCCGGCAGTGCCGGCCACGACAGCCTGGTCCTCCTGCGCCGGCTGGCCGACCAGGCGGCCACCGATGCGGCGGACACCGGCGAGAACGTGACTCCGGAGACTAGGTGA